The genome window GGGTTTGTTTTGATTCTTTATTTAATGAAAATTTTTCCATAAGGTAATCTCTTTTTTACAGGTTTTTGATAATAATTTAAAGGCTATATTACTAAAAGTAGCTGTTACTGTCAACTATGAAAAATGGTGTTGACTAGCCGGCGAACTATGTTTACAATATTACTCAAGGAGCCTACTATGCACTTAAAAAGCTTACACATACAAAACTACCGTGGCATTAAAGAGTTAAAGTTGGAAAATTTGGGGCAGATAAATATTTTTACAGGAAATAATAATAGCGGTAAGAGTACGGTGCTGGAGGCGGGGTATCAGGTTACACAGATTAGTAATCCGGATGCTATGATAAGTATATCTGAACTGAGAATGGACACTATTCGTGATAACAATGATTGGTTAAATTTTTTTTATGAGAATGATCCAGTTAACGAACCAATCTTTGAAGCTGAATTTAATAACAACGAAGAACGAAGATTGACTATAAGTGCTAACCTAAAAGATTTAATAGTTAATAGTCCGATCGATGGGTTTCCTTTATTGAAAAATAAAATATTTACTAAACAGGTTGAAGCCCTTGCTAGAGGCTTAGTTATTACAATAGAAGTTAATAGGAATAAATATGAATATAAACTTAGTTTAGTGAGTGTTAGTGGTTCGCTAAGATTAATTATTGAGAAATCAGAGGGATTAACAGGAGATAATTACAAAGAAAAAATAAAAACTGCCTTTATTAAGAACCCATTCTACATGAATACACTACCCACCTTATTGATTATGCAAGAAGACGAGCGAGAAAATTTAATTAATGAAGATTTACGAAAACTATATCCATTAATTTCTCGTTATATAGTAGACACGCAACGAAATGCCGTAAAACTTAAATTAAATAATAACAAGACTATTCCATTAAGTGCAATGGGTGATGGTATTCGTAACCTCATTAACATCTCCACCCACTTGCGCAATAAAAACCACATCATCTTTATTGATGAAATAGAAAATGGCTTTCATTACAGCTTTTACCCTACCTTATGGCAAAGCCTAATTAGCATAGCTAAGGAGGCCGGTGTGCAGCTCTTTATAGCTACCCATTCTTATGAGTGTTTAAAAGCATTAAGCCAAAACCTTGATGGCGAAGTAGATACAAAACTCTTTAAACTAAGGCACAAAGATGAAACCCATAAAGTGTCTGTACTAGATAATAAGGGGATAAGAACGGTTATTGATGACGAAATTGAAAGAATTGAGGTACTTTAATGGAAAATTTTATTCTTTGTGAAGGAATAAGTGATAAAGAGTTTTTAAAACAGCTTATTAAAAAAATAGGTTACCCAGATAAAGCCATTTTTGTTAAAAATATGAAAGGAAAACCTAAAATAACCCATGCAGAGCAAACTGTTGTTGATAACTACACCGAAGATAATGTTTTAATTATAGTAGACGCTGACAATGATAATGTAATAGCTTTACGAGAAACTATCAAAGCCAAATGGAACATAACCGATGACCGCATTTTTATTATGCCCAA of Spirochaetaceae bacterium contains these proteins:
- a CDS encoding AAA family ATPase; its protein translation is MHLKSLHIQNYRGIKELKLENLGQINIFTGNNNSGKSTVLEAGYQVTQISNPDAMISISELRMDTIRDNNDWLNFFYENDPVNEPIFEAEFNNNEERRLTISANLKDLIVNSPIDGFPLLKNKIFTKQVEALARGLVITIEVNRNKYEYKLSLVSVSGSLRLIIEKSEGLTGDNYKEKIKTAFIKNPFYMNTLPTLLIMQEDERENLINEDLRKLYPLISRYIVDTQRNAVKLKLNNNKTIPLSAMGDGIRNLINISTHLRNKNHIIFIDEIENGFHYSFYPTLWQSLISIAKEAGVQLFIATHSYECLKALSQNLDGEVDTKLFKLRHKDETHKVSVLDNKGIRTVIDDEIERIEVL